From a region of the Acanthochromis polyacanthus isolate Apoly-LR-REF ecotype Palm Island chromosome 3, KAUST_Apoly_ChrSc, whole genome shotgun sequence genome:
- the LOC110961175 gene encoding trafficking kinesin-binding protein 1-like isoform X1 translates to MDGDTESSFSSVTMEVWSSSSSEEDEEDKSASSLGDEIVEEEKKYHNSNNNNNNDRLCREVTQVLCSDRVGQVTKTYHDIKAVTHLLEEKERDLELAARIGQSLLKQNQELTARNEMLDEQLEIAKEEIAQLRHELSMRDDLLQFYASTEEIENAQSQSPIKRNESCSSLTNFVHYDFLQQKLKSLEDENRKLRLEANELSTETTNYEEQEQELMMVCVEELSSVNKQVVNLSEELARKVEDSLRQQEEISSLLAQIVDLQARCKGLTHENEELNQQLSVSRESQLKLKSELKDLQDKYSECEDMLQEAREDIKNLRNKSLPNSTVQRYTSLASVLPMDSLAAEIEGTFRKGLDTPAPSEYKNHPWRVFETVKVANKAVRLRSRCHSPGLPGSSPVSARSSCTSTPRTSYYGSDNASLTLEDKPSSNNAQKEDNSVSGPKRLGQPGTPGGQDLEAALRNLSARQQNHSSERPFFDVERERKLRALAANCEEGEGSSSGFLTPNDSLVSSPAASTGTNYSNGSSRHSCGSSSGSRSYLPDRLQIVKPLEGSVTLHQWQQLAKPNLGGILHPRPGVLTKDFRELEVDIQHVYSLNDLEEDEPDLTQLTGAHGMVSPSGHNLPQTSPTHTITTCQVHQPSLLIPSFSTSGRKRLSRLFLQL, encoded by the exons ATGGACGGAGACACGGAAAGCAGTTTTTCCTCGGTCACCATGGAGGTCTGGAGCTCCTCATCGTCtgaggaggacgaagaggacAAGAGTGCATCCAGTCTAGGGGATGAAATAgttgaggaggagaagaaataccacaacagcaataacaataacaacaatgacAGGCTCTGCAGGGAGGTGACACAAG TGCTGTGCTCAGACAGAGTGGGCCAGGTCACCAAGACGTATCATGACATTAAGGCAGTCACCCACCTGCTGGAGGAG AAAGAGCGGGATCTAGAGTTGGCAGCGCGGATTGGTCAGTCCCTCCTGAAGCAAAACCAAGAACTAACAGCACGCAATGAAATGCTGGATGAGCAGCTTGAAATTGCAAAGGAAGAG ATTGCTCAACTTCGCCACGAGCTCTCGATGCGTGACGACCTCCTGCAGTTCTATGCAAGCACTGAGGAGATCGAGAACGCTCAGTCGCAATCACC AATAAAGAGGAATGAATCATGCAGTTCTCTAACCAACTTCGTCCACTATGACTTCCTGCAGCAGAAACTGAAGAGCTTAGAGGATGAGAACCGCAAACTGAGATTAGAG GCCAATGAGCTCTCAACAGAGACGACTAACTACGAGGAGCAAGAACAGGAGCTGATGATGGTGTGTGTGGAAGAGCTCT CTTCTGTCAATAAGCAGGTGGTCAATCTGTCAGAGGAGCTGGCACGGAAAGTCGAGGATTCTCTCCGACAGCAGGAGGAGATCAGCTCACTGCTCGCTCAGATTGTTGACCTGCAGGCTCGCTGTAAAGGA CTGACCCATGAGAATGAGGAGCTGAACCAACAGCTGAGTGTCTCCCGCGAGAGCCAGCTGAAGCTGAAATCAGAG CTCAAGGACTTGCAGGACAAGTACTCAGAGTGTGAAGATATGCTCCAGGAGGCCCGAGAGGACATTAAAAATCTGCGAAACAAGAGCCTTCCCAACAGCACGGTGCAGCGATACACTTCACTGGCCTCCGTCCTTCCCATGGACTCTCTGGCAGCAGAGATAGAAGGCACCTTCCGCAAAGGCCTGGACACCCCAGCTCCCTCCGAGTACAA GAACCACCCGTGGCGAGTGTTTGAAACGGTGAAGGTGGCGAACAAGGCTGTGCGGTTACGGTCACGGTGCCACTCACCGGGTCTGCCAGGCTCTAGTCCGGTGTCTGCACGGTCCAGCTGTACCAGCACCCCCCGAACCAGCTACTATGGCTCAGATAATGCCAGCCTTACCCTGGAGGACAAGCCCAGCTCCAATAATGCACAGAAAGAAGACAACAG TGTTAGCGGGCCGAAACGTCTTGGTCAGCCAGGCACACCGGGAGGCCAGGACCTCGAAGCTGCCTTGCGCAACCTCTCAGCTCGCCAGCAGAACCACTCCTCTGAGCGGCCTTTCTTTGACGTGGAGCGTGAACGGAAACTCCGTGCCTTGGCAGCAAACTGCGAGGAGGGTGAGGGCTCCAGTAGTGGCTTCCTGACACCAAACGACAGCCTGGTCTCCAGCCCGGCAGCATCAACAGGAACCAACTACTCCAACGGCAGCTCACGGCACTCCTGTGGCTCCTCGAGTGGATCCAGGTCCTACCTGCCCGACCGTCTGCAGATTGTCAAACCTCTGGAAG GCTCGGTGACTCTGCACCAGTGGCAGCAGCTGGCCAAACCCAACCTGGGCGGCATCCTGCACCCACGCCCCGGTGTCCTGACGAAAGACTTCAGGGAGCTCGAGGTCGACATACAACATGTCTACAGCCTGAACGACCTGGAGGAGGATGAACCTGACCTGACACAGCTCACTGGAGCTCATGGCATGG TCTCTCCATCGGGTCACAACCTCCCTCAGACCTCTCCCACACATACCATTACCACCTGCCAAGTCCACCAACCCTCCCTTCTCATACCCTCCTTCTCCACTAG TGGCAGAAAACGTCTGTCGAGGCTCTTTCTCCAACTCTAG
- the LOC110960383 gene encoding cholecystokinin → MDLSLWRCIVSSTYILPTYPSANQSNTLHCVFDFTSPTTNRRYKRADLLRITRFTPKASPILDFIFTDMSGKVLLVLALLAALLVSGAASSPEPSAAGEAKEATILQRLLTRREKARDTKPAPQTRVERRPHLSEDEREIMTKQIMQAISEMMNSECMTDRDYQGWVDFGRRDAD, encoded by the exons ATGGACTTGTCCTTGTGGAGGTGTATCGTTTCCTCTACGTACATCCTCCCAACGTATCCATCTGCCAATCAATCCAACACTCTGCACTGTGTGTTTGATTTCACATCACCTACAACAAACCGCAGGTATAAAAGAGCCGACCTGCTCAGAATCACCAGATTTACACCAAAGGCGTCACCCATCTTGGACTTCATCTTCACAG acatgtCAGGGAAAGTTCTCCTGGTTCTTGCGCTGCTGGCTGCACTGCTTGTGTCTGGTGCAGCCTCCTCACCCGAACCCTCTGCAGCTGGAGAAGCGAAGGAGGCGACTATCCTACAGCGGCTTCTAACCAGGCGGGAGAAGGCGAGAGACACAAAGCCGGCGCCTCAGACTCGTGTGGAGAGGCGGCCACACCTGTCGGAAGATGAACGCGAGATTATGACCAAACAAATAATGCAAGCCATCTCAG AGATGATGAACTCTGAATGCATGACAGATCGGGACTACCAGGGCTGGGTGGACTTTGGACGCCGGGATGCAGACTGA
- the LOC110961175 gene encoding trafficking kinesin-binding protein 1-like isoform X2 yields the protein MDGDTESSFSSVTMEVWSSSSSEEDEEDKSASSLGDEIVEEEKKYHNSNNNNNNDRLCREVTQVLCSDRVGQVTKTYHDIKAVTHLLEEKERDLELAARIGQSLLKQNQELTARNEMLDEQLEIAKEEIAQLRHELSMRDDLLQFYASTEEIENAQSQSPIKRNESCSSLTNFVHYDFLQQKLKSLEDENRKLRLEANELSTETTNYEEQEQELMMVCVEELSSVNKQVVNLSEELARKVEDSLRQQEEISSLLAQIVDLQARCKGLTHENEELNQQLSVSRESQLKLKSELKDLQDKYSECEDMLQEAREDIKNLRNKSLPNSTVQRYTSLASVLPMDSLAAEIEGTFRKGLDTPAPSEYKNHPWRVFETVKVANKAVRLRSRCHSPGLPGSSPVSARSSCTSTPRTSYYGSDNASLTLEDKPSSNNAQKEDNSVSGPKRLGQPGTPGGQDLEAALRNLSARQQNHSSERPFFDVERERKLRALAANCEEGEGSSSGFLTPNDSLVSSPAASTGTNYSNGSSRHSCGSSSGSRSYLPDRLQIVKPLEGSVTLHQWQQLAKPNLGGILHPRPGVLTKDFRELEVDIQHVYSLNDLEEDEPDLTQLTGAHGMVAENVCRGSFSNSRRSPRGKPSLFRPAILSEL from the exons ATGGACGGAGACACGGAAAGCAGTTTTTCCTCGGTCACCATGGAGGTCTGGAGCTCCTCATCGTCtgaggaggacgaagaggacAAGAGTGCATCCAGTCTAGGGGATGAAATAgttgaggaggagaagaaataccacaacagcaataacaataacaacaatgacAGGCTCTGCAGGGAGGTGACACAAG TGCTGTGCTCAGACAGAGTGGGCCAGGTCACCAAGACGTATCATGACATTAAGGCAGTCACCCACCTGCTGGAGGAG AAAGAGCGGGATCTAGAGTTGGCAGCGCGGATTGGTCAGTCCCTCCTGAAGCAAAACCAAGAACTAACAGCACGCAATGAAATGCTGGATGAGCAGCTTGAAATTGCAAAGGAAGAG ATTGCTCAACTTCGCCACGAGCTCTCGATGCGTGACGACCTCCTGCAGTTCTATGCAAGCACTGAGGAGATCGAGAACGCTCAGTCGCAATCACC AATAAAGAGGAATGAATCATGCAGTTCTCTAACCAACTTCGTCCACTATGACTTCCTGCAGCAGAAACTGAAGAGCTTAGAGGATGAGAACCGCAAACTGAGATTAGAG GCCAATGAGCTCTCAACAGAGACGACTAACTACGAGGAGCAAGAACAGGAGCTGATGATGGTGTGTGTGGAAGAGCTCT CTTCTGTCAATAAGCAGGTGGTCAATCTGTCAGAGGAGCTGGCACGGAAAGTCGAGGATTCTCTCCGACAGCAGGAGGAGATCAGCTCACTGCTCGCTCAGATTGTTGACCTGCAGGCTCGCTGTAAAGGA CTGACCCATGAGAATGAGGAGCTGAACCAACAGCTGAGTGTCTCCCGCGAGAGCCAGCTGAAGCTGAAATCAGAG CTCAAGGACTTGCAGGACAAGTACTCAGAGTGTGAAGATATGCTCCAGGAGGCCCGAGAGGACATTAAAAATCTGCGAAACAAGAGCCTTCCCAACAGCACGGTGCAGCGATACACTTCACTGGCCTCCGTCCTTCCCATGGACTCTCTGGCAGCAGAGATAGAAGGCACCTTCCGCAAAGGCCTGGACACCCCAGCTCCCTCCGAGTACAA GAACCACCCGTGGCGAGTGTTTGAAACGGTGAAGGTGGCGAACAAGGCTGTGCGGTTACGGTCACGGTGCCACTCACCGGGTCTGCCAGGCTCTAGTCCGGTGTCTGCACGGTCCAGCTGTACCAGCACCCCCCGAACCAGCTACTATGGCTCAGATAATGCCAGCCTTACCCTGGAGGACAAGCCCAGCTCCAATAATGCACAGAAAGAAGACAACAG TGTTAGCGGGCCGAAACGTCTTGGTCAGCCAGGCACACCGGGAGGCCAGGACCTCGAAGCTGCCTTGCGCAACCTCTCAGCTCGCCAGCAGAACCACTCCTCTGAGCGGCCTTTCTTTGACGTGGAGCGTGAACGGAAACTCCGTGCCTTGGCAGCAAACTGCGAGGAGGGTGAGGGCTCCAGTAGTGGCTTCCTGACACCAAACGACAGCCTGGTCTCCAGCCCGGCAGCATCAACAGGAACCAACTACTCCAACGGCAGCTCACGGCACTCCTGTGGCTCCTCGAGTGGATCCAGGTCCTACCTGCCCGACCGTCTGCAGATTGTCAAACCTCTGGAAG GCTCGGTGACTCTGCACCAGTGGCAGCAGCTGGCCAAACCCAACCTGGGCGGCATCCTGCACCCACGCCCCGGTGTCCTGACGAAAGACTTCAGGGAGCTCGAGGTCGACATACAACATGTCTACAGCCTGAACGACCTGGAGGAGGATGAACCTGACCTGACACAGCTCACTGGAGCTCATGGCATGG TGGCAGAAAACGTCTGTCGAGGCTCTTTCTCCAACTCTAGAAGGAGCCCTCGGGGCAAA CCTTCACTCTTTCGGCCTGCCATCTTGTCGGAACTGTGA
- the LOC110961175 gene encoding trafficking kinesin-binding protein 1-like isoform X3 — MDGDTESSFSSVTMEVWSSSSSEEDEEDKSASSLGDEIVEEEKKYHNSNNNNNNDRLCREVTQVLCSDRVGQVTKTYHDIKAVTHLLEEKERDLELAARIGQSLLKQNQELTARNEMLDEQLEIAKEEIAQLRHELSMRDDLLQFYASTEEIENAQSQSPIKRNESCSSLTNFVHYDFLQQKLKSLEDENRKLRLEANELSTETTNYEEQEQELMMVCVEELSSVNKQVVNLSEELARKVEDSLRQQEEISSLLAQIVDLQARCKGLTHENEELNQQLSVSRESQLKLKSELKDLQDKYSECEDMLQEAREDIKNLRNKSLPNSTVQRYTSLASVLPMDSLAAEIEGTFRKGLDTPAPSEYKNHPWRVFETVKVANKAVRLRSRCHSPGLPGSSPVSARSSCTSTPRTSYYGSDNASLTLEDKPSSNNAQKEDNSVSGPKRLGQPGTPGGQDLEAALRNLSARQQNHSSERPFFDVERERKLRALAANCEEGEGSSSGFLTPNDSLVSSPAASTGTNYSNGSSRHSCGSSSGSRSYLPDRLQIVKPLEGSVTLHQWQQLAKPNLGGILHPRPGVLTKDFRELEVDIQHVYSLNDLEEDEPDLTQLTGAHGMAFTLSACHLVGTVST; from the exons ATGGACGGAGACACGGAAAGCAGTTTTTCCTCGGTCACCATGGAGGTCTGGAGCTCCTCATCGTCtgaggaggacgaagaggacAAGAGTGCATCCAGTCTAGGGGATGAAATAgttgaggaggagaagaaataccacaacagcaataacaataacaacaatgacAGGCTCTGCAGGGAGGTGACACAAG TGCTGTGCTCAGACAGAGTGGGCCAGGTCACCAAGACGTATCATGACATTAAGGCAGTCACCCACCTGCTGGAGGAG AAAGAGCGGGATCTAGAGTTGGCAGCGCGGATTGGTCAGTCCCTCCTGAAGCAAAACCAAGAACTAACAGCACGCAATGAAATGCTGGATGAGCAGCTTGAAATTGCAAAGGAAGAG ATTGCTCAACTTCGCCACGAGCTCTCGATGCGTGACGACCTCCTGCAGTTCTATGCAAGCACTGAGGAGATCGAGAACGCTCAGTCGCAATCACC AATAAAGAGGAATGAATCATGCAGTTCTCTAACCAACTTCGTCCACTATGACTTCCTGCAGCAGAAACTGAAGAGCTTAGAGGATGAGAACCGCAAACTGAGATTAGAG GCCAATGAGCTCTCAACAGAGACGACTAACTACGAGGAGCAAGAACAGGAGCTGATGATGGTGTGTGTGGAAGAGCTCT CTTCTGTCAATAAGCAGGTGGTCAATCTGTCAGAGGAGCTGGCACGGAAAGTCGAGGATTCTCTCCGACAGCAGGAGGAGATCAGCTCACTGCTCGCTCAGATTGTTGACCTGCAGGCTCGCTGTAAAGGA CTGACCCATGAGAATGAGGAGCTGAACCAACAGCTGAGTGTCTCCCGCGAGAGCCAGCTGAAGCTGAAATCAGAG CTCAAGGACTTGCAGGACAAGTACTCAGAGTGTGAAGATATGCTCCAGGAGGCCCGAGAGGACATTAAAAATCTGCGAAACAAGAGCCTTCCCAACAGCACGGTGCAGCGATACACTTCACTGGCCTCCGTCCTTCCCATGGACTCTCTGGCAGCAGAGATAGAAGGCACCTTCCGCAAAGGCCTGGACACCCCAGCTCCCTCCGAGTACAA GAACCACCCGTGGCGAGTGTTTGAAACGGTGAAGGTGGCGAACAAGGCTGTGCGGTTACGGTCACGGTGCCACTCACCGGGTCTGCCAGGCTCTAGTCCGGTGTCTGCACGGTCCAGCTGTACCAGCACCCCCCGAACCAGCTACTATGGCTCAGATAATGCCAGCCTTACCCTGGAGGACAAGCCCAGCTCCAATAATGCACAGAAAGAAGACAACAG TGTTAGCGGGCCGAAACGTCTTGGTCAGCCAGGCACACCGGGAGGCCAGGACCTCGAAGCTGCCTTGCGCAACCTCTCAGCTCGCCAGCAGAACCACTCCTCTGAGCGGCCTTTCTTTGACGTGGAGCGTGAACGGAAACTCCGTGCCTTGGCAGCAAACTGCGAGGAGGGTGAGGGCTCCAGTAGTGGCTTCCTGACACCAAACGACAGCCTGGTCTCCAGCCCGGCAGCATCAACAGGAACCAACTACTCCAACGGCAGCTCACGGCACTCCTGTGGCTCCTCGAGTGGATCCAGGTCCTACCTGCCCGACCGTCTGCAGATTGTCAAACCTCTGGAAG GCTCGGTGACTCTGCACCAGTGGCAGCAGCTGGCCAAACCCAACCTGGGCGGCATCCTGCACCCACGCCCCGGTGTCCTGACGAAAGACTTCAGGGAGCTCGAGGTCGACATACAACATGTCTACAGCCTGAACGACCTGGAGGAGGATGAACCTGACCTGACACAGCTCACTGGAGCTCATGGCATGG CCTTCACTCTTTCGGCCTGCCATCTTGTCGGAACTGTGAGCACGTGA